A genomic region of Coraliomargarita sinensis contains the following coding sequences:
- a CDS encoding glycine--tRNA ligase: MTAPTASNDSLMEELVGLCKRRGFIFPSSEIYGGYNGFYDYGPLGVELRNNIKNAWWRDFVQRRDDVVGLDSSIIMHPRIWKASGHVDGFSDPMVDCKESKRRYRADQLFSAPVVLDGEPCGYIAYVEGADEASIIKQAKKLRDLLDRKQSKLDEAQLLNSATEFTEVDEVVREKTLGPDAAKIGTLTAPREFKLMFETKVGPLADDSAVAYLRPETAQGIFANYKNVVDTGRVKIPFGIAQIGKAFRNEITPRNFIFRSREFEQMEIEYFIAPEADWKQLHREWLDLCIDWLVSIGLPRESITEDVHPQEKLAFYSQATTDLMFHFPHGEQELWGIACRSDYDLKQHQEHSGKSMEIFDEASKSKFVPHVIEPSLGVDRTLLAVLTAAYCEDEVPNDKGKVETRTLLKFSPRVAPYKAAVFPLLKNKPELVERAEALYKKLQRRWNVFYDASGAIGRRYRRQDEIGTPFGITIDFDTIEKDGTVTLRDRDTCEQRRVSEDELIDFLEEQIEG, translated from the coding sequence ATGACAGCTCCCACCGCATCCAACGATAGCCTCATGGAAGAACTCGTCGGCCTGTGCAAGCGCCGCGGCTTCATCTTTCCCTCCTCCGAAATCTATGGGGGCTATAACGGCTTTTACGACTACGGCCCGCTCGGGGTGGAACTGCGCAACAACATCAAGAACGCCTGGTGGCGTGACTTCGTGCAACGCCGCGACGACGTGGTCGGGTTGGACTCCAGTATCATCATGCACCCGAGGATCTGGAAGGCCTCCGGTCACGTGGACGGCTTCTCCGATCCGATGGTGGATTGCAAGGAAAGCAAGCGACGCTATCGCGCCGACCAACTGTTTTCCGCGCCCGTAGTGCTTGACGGAGAGCCCTGCGGCTACATCGCCTATGTCGAAGGCGCCGACGAAGCCAGCATCATCAAGCAGGCAAAGAAACTGCGCGACTTGCTCGACAGGAAACAGTCGAAACTGGACGAAGCACAACTCCTGAACAGCGCGACGGAATTTACCGAAGTCGATGAGGTCGTCCGAGAGAAGACTCTCGGCCCGGACGCCGCCAAGATCGGGACCCTGACCGCGCCGCGTGAATTTAAACTGATGTTCGAGACCAAGGTGGGCCCGCTGGCGGACGACTCCGCCGTGGCCTACCTTCGCCCGGAAACCGCCCAGGGCATCTTTGCCAACTACAAGAACGTGGTCGATACCGGCCGCGTCAAAATCCCCTTCGGGATCGCCCAGATCGGCAAGGCCTTCCGCAACGAGATCACCCCGCGCAATTTCATCTTCCGCTCCCGCGAGTTCGAACAGATGGAGATCGAGTATTTCATCGCGCCCGAGGCCGACTGGAAGCAGCTCCACCGCGAGTGGCTCGACCTGTGCATCGACTGGCTGGTCTCGATCGGCCTGCCCCGCGAGTCCATCACCGAAGACGTCCACCCCCAGGAGAAACTCGCTTTCTACTCCCAGGCCACCACCGACCTCATGTTCCATTTCCCACACGGCGAGCAGGAACTCTGGGGAATTGCCTGCCGGTCCGACTACGATCTCAAGCAACACCAGGAGCACTCCGGTAAGAGCATGGAGATTTTCGACGAGGCCAGCAAAAGCAAGTTTGTCCCGCACGTGATCGAGCCCTCGCTCGGCGTGGACCGGACCCTGCTGGCGGTGCTCACCGCCGCCTACTGCGAGGACGAAGTGCCCAATGACAAAGGCAAGGTCGAGACACGTACCCTGCTGAAATTCAGCCCACGCGTGGCCCCCTACAAGGCGGCCGTATTCCCGCTGCTCAAGAACAAGCCCGAGCTGGTCGAGCGTGCGGAGGCCCTTTATAAAAAGCTACAGCGCCGCTGGAATGTCTTCTACGATGCCTCCGGTGCCATCGGCCGCCGCTACCGCCGTCAGGACGAGATCGGCACCCCGTTTGGCATCACCATCGACTTCGATACGATTGAAAAGGACGGTACTGTCACCCTGCGCGACCGGGATACCTGCGAGCAGCGCCGCGTCAGCGAAGACGAACTGATCGACTTCCTCGAAGAACAGATCGAAGGGTAA
- a CDS encoding tRNA threonylcarbamoyladenosine dehydratase — protein MTTQPLTTQPLTTQPLTTQPPNNGMPDYETRFSAIGRLYGVDGLARLREGHVCVVGLGGVGSWVVEALARSGIGSLTLVDMDEVCLSNVNRQIHAMDGTIGRTKASALAERVKHIAPECEVTCEEVFFTEKTMDRLLAPQYDYIVDAIDATKHKCLLIAEARKRGLKLITCGGAGGCIDPARIRIQDLSRTINDPLLLQVRKKLRREYGFPRLSRQKFKVDCVYSDELPVYPQADGSVACEREPGTDYRLNCDAGFGSATFVTGAVGFFLAAEVVKRIALSE, from the coding sequence ATGACGACTCAACCACTCACGACTCAACCACTCACGACTCAACCACTCACGACTCAACCACCCAACAACGGCATGCCCGATTACGAAACACGTTTTAGTGCGATTGGCCGACTTTACGGAGTCGATGGCTTGGCGCGCCTTCGTGAGGGTCACGTCTGCGTGGTCGGGCTCGGCGGTGTCGGCTCCTGGGTGGTGGAGGCCCTGGCCCGTTCGGGGATCGGCTCGCTGACGCTCGTCGATATGGACGAGGTCTGCCTGAGTAATGTGAACCGTCAGATTCATGCCATGGACGGCACGATCGGCCGGACCAAGGCTTCGGCCCTGGCCGAACGCGTGAAGCACATCGCGCCCGAGTGCGAGGTGACTTGCGAGGAGGTCTTTTTCACCGAGAAGACGATGGATCGCCTGTTGGCCCCGCAATACGACTACATCGTCGACGCCATCGACGCGACCAAGCACAAATGCCTGCTTATTGCCGAGGCGCGCAAACGCGGGCTCAAGCTCATCACCTGCGGCGGGGCCGGCGGATGTATTGATCCCGCGCGGATCAGGATTCAGGACCTTTCCCGCACCATTAACGACCCGCTGCTCCTGCAGGTGCGCAAAAAGCTCCGCCGCGAATACGGCTTCCCCAGACTTTCCCGCCAGAAGTTTAAGGTCGACTGTGTCTATTCCGACGAACTGCCGGTCTATCCCCAAGCCGATGGTTCGGTGGCCTGCGAGCGGGAGCCGGGTACCGACTACCGGTTGAATTGCGATGCCGGTTTTGGCTCGGCGACTTTCGTTACCGGGGCGGTAGGGTTTTTCCTCGCTGCGGAGGTGGTCAAACGGATCGCACTTTCTGAATGA
- a CDS encoding Nif3-like dinuclear metal center hexameric protein produces MAKLTDIVEFCDQRVRKSEIKDFDGACNGLQVENIGEVTKIGAAVDAGQRPFEAAIAAKIDFLICHHGMFWSPPVPLTGIRYEKVKTAIDGNLAVYGAHLPLDCHAEIGNNALLAKELGLERLGSFLAYEGNDMATIASGPANGRAELSEKLKALFPDTYQGIEYGSEKPERIGILTGSGQSAVPHLKANGLDTLITGELRQHHFNMAQELGLNLYPCGHYATEVFGVKALAAEVAEKFGLEWEFIEQPCLL; encoded by the coding sequence ATGGCCAAACTGACTGATATAGTAGAATTCTGCGACCAGCGTGTACGCAAGTCGGAGATCAAGGACTTCGACGGAGCCTGCAACGGCTTACAGGTGGAGAACATTGGCGAGGTGACGAAGATCGGTGCCGCCGTCGATGCCGGACAGCGGCCCTTCGAAGCCGCGATAGCCGCGAAGATTGATTTTCTCATCTGCCACCACGGAATGTTCTGGTCGCCCCCGGTGCCGCTCACCGGAATTCGCTACGAAAAGGTGAAGACGGCAATCGATGGCAACCTGGCGGTTTATGGCGCCCACCTGCCGCTCGACTGCCATGCCGAAATCGGGAACAATGCACTTCTCGCGAAAGAACTCGGCTTGGAGCGCCTCGGCTCTTTCCTCGCTTACGAGGGCAATGACATGGCAACCATTGCGAGCGGGCCCGCAAACGGGCGCGCGGAACTCTCCGAAAAATTAAAGGCGCTCTTCCCCGACACGTATCAGGGAATTGAATACGGAAGCGAGAAGCCCGAGCGCATTGGCATTCTTACCGGTAGCGGTCAGAGTGCGGTGCCCCACCTCAAAGCCAACGGCCTGGACACTCTGATCACGGGAGAACTGCGCCAGCATCATTTCAATATGGCTCAGGAACTTGGGCTTAACCTCTACCCCTGCGGACATTATGCGACGGAGGTTTTCGGGGTAAAGGCACTGGCCGCCGAAGTGGCGGAGAAGTTCGGGCTCGAATGGGAGTTTATCGAACAGCCTTGTCTGCTCTGA
- a CDS encoding DUF4136 domain-containing protein, whose translation MKTFVLPAFLLVLAVLPGCISPTSYDYEQAALEEMSNYKTFTIDSRETRSNYQDVVLSPIVDRRIERAIQRELTAKGFESVSANPDFRVTFNTVTKTRTEINDFGPPPFRRHPYYGYSGRHLDIDEYEEGTFLINIVDRASKQLVWRGAYVKRLGWSAPDEAEVQKIVSSILAGFPPEQPGG comes from the coding sequence ATGAAAACATTTGTTCTGCCCGCATTTCTGCTCGTGCTCGCTGTTCTCCCCGGCTGCATCAGCCCGACCAGTTACGACTACGAACAGGCGGCGCTGGAGGAGATGTCGAACTACAAAACGTTCACGATTGATAGCCGGGAGACGCGCAGCAATTATCAGGATGTTGTCCTCAGCCCGATCGTGGATCGCCGTATCGAGCGTGCCATCCAGAGGGAATTAACCGCCAAGGGCTTCGAGTCCGTTTCCGCGAACCCGGATTTTCGGGTGACCTTCAATACGGTCACAAAAACACGGACCGAAATTAACGATTTTGGTCCGCCGCCGTTCCGCCGACATCCTTACTACGGCTACTCCGGCCGGCACCTCGACATCGATGAATACGAAGAGGGCACCTTCCTGATCAACATCGTGGACCGTGCGAGCAAGCAGCTGGTTTGGCGCGGGGCTTACGTCAAGCGACTCGGCTGGAGCGCCCCGGATGAAGCCGAAGTGCAAAAAATCGTCAGTTCCATCCTCGCAGGATTCCCTCCTGAGCAGCCCGGGGGCTGA
- a CDS encoding Dabb family protein: MLVHTVLFWLKEDLDEAQKADFRKGVESLQKIDSAEAVYVGTASATPDRPVIDSSYDICLTVILKDIPSHDAYQADPIHQEFIGKYKDFWETVKIYDAD; encoded by the coding sequence ATGCTTGTTCACACTGTATTATTCTGGCTCAAAGAAGACCTCGATGAGGCGCAAAAAGCGGATTTCCGCAAAGGCGTTGAAAGCCTGCAAAAGATCGACAGTGCGGAGGCGGTTTACGTCGGCACGGCCTCTGCCACGCCGGACCGCCCGGTGATCGACAGTAGTTATGATATCTGCCTAACCGTTATCCTTAAGGACATCCCCTCGCACGACGCCTATCAGGCCGACCCGATTCACCAGGAGTTCATTGGCAAATACAAAGACTTCTGGGAAACGGTAAAAATCTACGACGCGGATTAA
- the pnuC gene encoding nicotinamide riboside transporter PnuC, whose translation MLDQFFNQLAETSPVEWLAMVVGISGVWLSIKEKIAAWPCFITCYSCYVYISYDYGLHAFMGMNIAFIAISLYGFWKWARNKEGAEDRLPITHTKKAHCPLVGLFLLLGTLGIGWWLGSGREANLPYLDAFATCCGFVAQWMLSRKHIETWFFWILSDLVYLGIFIQGPSWPSVILFSVFIILAVKGWKEWKPLIP comes from the coding sequence ATGCTCGACCAGTTCTTCAATCAACTTGCCGAGACCTCACCGGTCGAGTGGCTGGCGATGGTTGTCGGCATAAGCGGTGTCTGGCTGAGTATCAAAGAAAAGATCGCTGCCTGGCCCTGTTTCATTACCTGCTACAGCTGCTACGTCTATATCAGCTACGACTACGGCTTGCACGCGTTCATGGGAATGAACATCGCCTTCATCGCGATTTCCCTCTATGGCTTTTGGAAATGGGCACGGAACAAGGAAGGGGCCGAGGACCGACTCCCCATCACCCACACAAAGAAAGCACACTGCCCGCTGGTCGGACTCTTCCTGCTGCTTGGCACCCTCGGCATCGGCTGGTGGCTCGGATCGGGGAGAGAGGCCAACCTGCCATATCTGGATGCTTTTGCCACCTGTTGTGGCTTCGTGGCGCAATGGATGCTGAGCCGCAAACATATCGAAACCTGGTTCTTCTGGATCCTGTCCGATTTGGTTTATCTGGGTATTTTCATTCAGGGACCCTCCTGGCCCAGCGTTATTCTGTTCAGCGTGTTCATCATTCTGGCCGTTAAAGGCTGGAAAGAGTGGAAACCTCTGATTCCTTAA
- a CDS encoding AAA family ATPase — MIRVVITGAECTGKTTLATALSGYYGKPWTPEYVRQYVDTISRELERSDLEPIAEGQIAVEDHALELTNELVLHDTNLLSSILYANHYFGEQIDWVNEHFLSRDYTLYLLCSPEGIAWQPDPGQRDSPEARAELHRKFKESLKTLDLPYLELSGTEEARFGEAVLAIDKLLK, encoded by the coding sequence ATGATACGAGTCGTTATAACGGGTGCGGAATGCACCGGAAAAACCACCCTGGCCACGGCACTCTCCGGCTATTACGGGAAACCGTGGACCCCTGAATACGTCAGGCAATATGTGGATACCATCTCCCGCGAACTAGAACGCAGCGATCTTGAACCGATTGCCGAGGGGCAGATTGCCGTAGAAGACCATGCACTGGAACTGACGAACGAGCTTGTTCTCCACGACACGAACCTGCTTTCCTCCATCCTCTACGCGAATCATTATTTCGGTGAGCAAATCGATTGGGTGAACGAACATTTCTTGAGTCGCGACTATACGCTCTACCTGCTCTGTTCGCCCGAAGGGATCGCATGGCAACCCGATCCGGGACAACGCGACAGCCCGGAGGCCCGCGCCGAGCTGCATAGAAAGTTCAAGGAGAGCCTGAAGACGCTGGACCTTCCTTACCTCGAACTCAGTGGCACCGAAGAGGCCCGTTTCGGCGAAGCGGTCCTGGCGATCGATAAATTGCTCAAATAA
- a CDS encoding 6-phosphofructokinase: protein MSEQLEGNCLVAQSGGPTSVINASLAGVVTEALNHECIEEIYGGLNGVLGILNEQIIDLAAESQQNIRGLRYTPGAALGTCRYKLKKQSDFDRVLQVFEAHNIRYFFYAGGNDSQDTADKIAKLAQERGYDLRVIGIPKTIDNDLVTTDHTPGYGSVIKYIATTVKEIAADNAAMGQHDLVQIIEVMGRSAGWIAAGAALAKRRDEPNAAPHLIYLPEVAFSQEKFISDVQHVLQKEKYCVVVVGEGLVDADGNYVSTDSAGADAFGHSQLGGAGEYLRGLVEEGLQVKARSVKLGMAQRAAVHCSSQADNDEAFMAGQAAVKAAIDGESDKMVTLLRGESDGYTCETGLAPLSEIANGVKKLPESWINEDGVSMNYNFYKYALPLIEGEVQVPYENGVPNLVSLRAEKIERKLGAHSFE, encoded by the coding sequence ATGTCAGAACAACTTGAAGGAAACTGTCTCGTCGCTCAGTCCGGCGGCCCTACATCAGTCATCAATGCCAGCCTCGCCGGTGTCGTGACCGAAGCGCTCAACCACGAGTGCATCGAAGAAATCTATGGAGGCCTCAACGGTGTGCTCGGTATCCTCAACGAGCAAATCATCGATCTCGCCGCTGAGTCCCAGCAAAATATCCGCGGCCTGCGCTACACGCCCGGCGCCGCACTCGGCACCTGCCGCTACAAGCTTAAGAAGCAGTCGGATTTCGACCGCGTGCTTCAGGTCTTTGAGGCCCACAACATCCGTTATTTCTTCTATGCTGGCGGGAACGACTCCCAGGATACCGCGGATAAAATTGCCAAGCTCGCTCAGGAGCGCGGCTACGATCTCCGCGTCATCGGTATTCCCAAGACGATCGACAACGACCTCGTCACGACAGACCACACGCCCGGCTACGGCAGCGTGATCAAATACATTGCCACCACGGTCAAGGAAATCGCCGCGGATAACGCCGCCATGGGGCAGCACGACCTCGTTCAAATCATCGAAGTGATGGGCCGAAGCGCCGGCTGGATCGCTGCCGGGGCCGCACTGGCCAAGCGCCGTGATGAGCCCAATGCCGCCCCGCACCTCATCTATCTGCCCGAAGTGGCCTTCTCGCAGGAGAAGTTTATTTCCGATGTGCAGCACGTTCTTCAGAAGGAGAAATACTGCGTCGTCGTGGTCGGCGAGGGTCTTGTCGATGCCGACGGAAACTACGTTTCCACCGACAGCGCCGGTGCGGATGCCTTCGGCCACTCCCAACTGGGCGGCGCAGGTGAATATCTCCGCGGACTCGTGGAAGAGGGGCTTCAGGTGAAAGCTCGCTCCGTGAAGCTCGGTATGGCCCAACGCGCCGCCGTGCACTGCTCCTCGCAGGCCGACAACGACGAGGCCTTCATGGCCGGCCAAGCCGCAGTCAAAGCCGCGATCGACGGTGAGTCCGACAAGATGGTCACGCTGCTCCGCGGTGAAAGCGACGGTTACACTTGCGAAACCGGACTCGCTCCGCTTTCCGAGATCGCCAACGGCGTGAAGAAACTGCCCGAGAGCTGGATCAACGAAGACGGCGTCAGCATGAACTACAACTTCTACAAGTATGCGCTGCCACTCATCGAGGGTGAGGTGCAGGTGCCTTACGAAAACGGCGTGCCGAATCTCGTCTCGCTTCGCGCGGAAAAGATCGAGCGTAAACTCGGCGCGCACAGCTTCGAGTAA